In Vitis vinifera cultivar Pinot Noir 40024 chromosome 11, ASM3070453v1, a genomic segment contains:
- the LOC100262992 gene encoding chaperone protein dnaJ 49 isoform X1 has protein sequence MDGNKDEALKCLKIGKDALEAGDRARALKFVTKARRLDPNLPVDDLLSAIERETGQSETPAGGANDEASKASDHPSVRHRVPSSGSSASSSSSSVAYTEEQISIVRQVKKKKDYYEVLGLEKSCTVEDIRKAYRKLSLKVHPDKNKAPGAEEAFKAVSKAFQCLSNEESRKKYDLVGSDEPVYERHPATRRANGFNGFYDGDVDAEEIFRNFFFGGMPQATTQFRGFAFGPGMGTRTGNNDSGGFNIRALIQLLPVLIILLLNFLPSSEPMYAFARSYPYEYRFVTQKGVNYYVKSTKFEQDYPSNSHERVAFEARVEREYFALLSQNCRHELQRLQWGFIRETPHCDMLKQFEAVA, from the coding sequence ATGGACGGGAACAAAGATGAGGCCTTGAAATGCCTGAAAATTGGGAAAGATGCGTTGGAGGCAGGGGATCGAGCCCGTGCCTTGAAATTCGTTACGAAAGCGCGTCGTCTTGATCCGAACCTTCCTGTTGACGATCTCTTATCGGCGATTGAACGAGAAACGGGTCAATCGGAGACGCCGGCCGGTGGGGCTAATGATGAGGCTTCGAAGGCCTCCGATCATCCTTCGGTTCGACATAGGGTTCCATCGAGTGGGTCTTCAGCGTCTTCGTCTTCATCATCGGTGGCGTACACGGAGGAACAGATCTCAATTGTGAGGCAGgttaagaagaagaaagattACTATGAGGTTCTAGGGTTGGAGAAGAGTTGTACTGTTGAGGATATTCGCAAGGCTTATCGGAAACTGTCTTTGAAGGTTCATCCTGATAAGAACAAGGCTCCGGGTGCAGAGGAGGCTTTTAAGGCAGTGTCTAAAGCGTTTCAGTGTTTGAGCAACGAAGAGAGCCGGAAAAAGTACGATCTTGTTGGGTCGGATGAACCAGTTTACGAGCGGCATCCAGCGACTCGCAGGGCAAACGGTTTCAATGGGTTCTATGATGGCGATGTTGATGCAGAAGAGATCTTTAGGAACTTCTTCTTCGGTGGAATGCCTCAAGCAACCACCCAGTTTCGGGGGTTCGCATTCGGGCCTGGAATGGGAACGAGAACGGGTAATAATGACTCTGGTGGATTTAACATCAGGGCACTTATTCAATTACTTCCAGTGCTTATTATTCTGCTTTTGAACTTTTTGCCATCATCAGAGCCAATGTATGCATTCGCTAGATCTTACCCATATGAATACCGGTTTGTCACACAAAAGGGAGTGAATTATTATGTGAAGTCAACCAAATTTGAGCAAGATTACCCTTCAAATAGCCATGAACGAGTGGCTTTTGAGGCACGGGTTGAGAGAGAATACTTTGCACTTCTGTCACAGAATTGTCGGCATGAGTTGCAGCGTCTCCAGTGGGGTTTTATACGGGAAACACCACATTGTGACATGTTAAAACAGTTTGAGGCTGTGGCATAA
- the LOC100262992 gene encoding chaperone protein dnaJ 49 isoform X2 yields the protein MDGNKDEALKCLKIGKDALEAGDRARALKFVTKARRLDPNLPVDDLLSAIERETGQSETPAGGANDEASKASDHPSVRHRVPSSGSSASSSSSSVAYTEEQISIVRQVKKKKDYYEVLGLEKSCTVEDIRKAYRKLSLKVHPDKNKAPGAEEAFKAVSKAFQCLSNEESRKKYDLVGSDEPVYERHPATRRANGFNGFYDGDVDAEEIFRNFFFGGMPQATTQFRGFAFGPGMGTRTEPMYAFARSYPYEYRFVTQKGVNYYVKSTKFEQDYPSNSHERVAFEARVEREYFALLSQNCRHELQRLQWGFIRETPHCDMLKQFEAVA from the exons ATGGACGGGAACAAAGATGAGGCCTTGAAATGCCTGAAAATTGGGAAAGATGCGTTGGAGGCAGGGGATCGAGCCCGTGCCTTGAAATTCGTTACGAAAGCGCGTCGTCTTGATCCGAACCTTCCTGTTGACGATCTCTTATCGGCGATTGAACGAGAAACGGGTCAATCGGAGACGCCGGCCGGTGGGGCTAATGATGAGGCTTCGAAGGCCTCCGATCATCCTTCGGTTCGACATAGGGTTCCATCGAGTGGGTCTTCAGCGTCTTCGTCTTCATCATCGGTGGCGTACACGGAGGAACAGATCTCAATTGTGAGGCAGgttaagaagaagaaagattACTATGAGGTTCTAGGGTTGGAGAAGAGTTGTACTGTTGAGGATATTCGCAAGGCTTATCGGAAACTGTCTTTGAAGGTTCATCCTGATAAGAACAAGGCTCCGGGTGCAGAGGAGGCTTTTAAGGCAGTGTCTAAAGCGTTTCAGTGTTTGAGCAACGAAGAGAGCCGGAAAAAGTACGATCTTGTTGGGTCGGATGAACCAGTTTACGAGCGGCATCCAGCGACTCGCAGGGCAAACGGTTTCAATGGGTTCTATGATGGCGATGTTGATGCAGAAGAGATCTTTAGGAACTTCTTCTTCGGTGGAATGCCTCAAGCAACCACCCAGTTTCGGGGGTTCGCATTCGGGCCTGGAATGGGAACGAGAACGG AGCCAATGTATGCATTCGCTAGATCTTACCCATATGAATACCGGTTTGTCACACAAAAGGGAGTGAATTATTATGTGAAGTCAACCAAATTTGAGCAAGATTACCCTTCAAATAGCCATGAACGAGTGGCTTTTGAGGCACGGGTTGAGAGAGAATACTTTGCACTTCTGTCACAGAATTGTCGGCATGAGTTGCAGCGTCTCCAGTGGGGTTTTATACGGGAAACACCACATTGTGACATGTTAAAACAGTTTGAGGCTGTGGCATAA